The Clostridioides difficile genome has a segment encoding these proteins:
- the eutH gene encoding ethanolamine utilization protein EutH, with protein MELLGDSVLYIIMACCVAGGLAKIFKEESELAKSFDEGLHTMATMFIPIVGLMVSVPYLKVGVEKIFGKLFSMFGADPVVAAAMIMPPDCGSYALAIEIGKTSEILVIVLAVGFMCASTVAFNIPIGLSILDKKDYKYLALGAMSGFLSVPFGVFTSYMVALLTSPTIRTTLSTVGSSDYTLSLSMLMIFQNLIPIVVVCLLLALGLKLFPNGMIKGFMYFGKGLTSILIIVVVSSIVEHYTGIFTKVFGSWGFDPMFADEKEMFRSIELLGSIAMMLCGAFPMVYLIRKYFKKPLEKLGSIAGLDSAGSAGLVACMANGIAIFGLVKDMKPTSKVISMSFLVCAGYSLGDFIAFNVNFQPNLVIAILVGQIVGGIIGIMFAKLIAVPYVLKMEKEDGVVEA; from the coding sequence ATGGAATTATTAGGAGACTCAGTACTGTATATCATCATGGCTTGTTGTGTAGCTGGAGGTTTAGCAAAGATTTTCAAAGAAGAGTCAGAGCTAGCCAAATCTTTTGATGAAGGCTTACATACTATGGCAACGATGTTTATACCAATAGTTGGTCTTATGGTATCTGTTCCGTATCTAAAAGTCGGGGTAGAGAAAATATTTGGGAAGTTGTTTAGTATGTTTGGTGCAGACCCAGTGGTAGCAGCGGCTATGATTATGCCACCGGATTGCGGTTCATATGCTTTAGCTATAGAAATTGGGAAAACAAGTGAAATATTAGTGATAGTATTAGCAGTTGGATTTATGTGTGCATCTACAGTAGCATTTAATATTCCAATAGGGCTTTCAATTTTAGATAAAAAAGATTATAAGTACTTAGCTTTAGGAGCTATGTCTGGATTTTTATCAGTACCTTTTGGAGTATTCACATCATATATGGTTGCATTACTTACAAGTCCTACAATACGTACAACACTTTCTACAGTAGGAAGTTCTGATTATACATTAAGTTTAAGTATGTTAATGATTTTCCAAAATCTAATTCCTATTGTTGTGGTGTGTTTGTTGCTTGCATTAGGACTAAAGTTATTCCCTAATGGAATGATAAAAGGATTCATGTATTTTGGAAAAGGTCTTACAAGCATATTAATAATAGTCGTAGTATCATCTATTGTCGAACACTATACAGGTATCTTTACTAAAGTATTTGGAAGTTGGGGATTTGACCCGATGTTTGCAGATGAGAAAGAAATGTTTAGGTCTATTGAACTTCTAGGCAGTATTGCAATGATGCTTTGTGGAGCATTTCCTATGGTTTACCTTATACGTAAGTATTTTAAAAAGCCACTGGAGAAACTTGGCTCAATAGCTGGGCTAGATAGTGCAGGTAGTGCTGGATTAGTTGCATGTATGGCAAATGGTATCGCAATTTTTGGATTAGTTAAAGATATGAAACCAACAAGCAAAGTAATATCTATGTCGTTTTTAGTTTGTGCAGGATATTCTTTAGGAGATTTTATAGCTTTCAATGTCAATTTCCAACCAAACTTGGTTATTGCAATACTTGTTGGTCAAATAGTAGGTGGAATAATAGGTATAATGTTTGCAAAATTAATTGCAGTTCCATACGTTCTTAAGATGGAAAAAGAAGATGGTGTAGTTGAAGCTTAA
- a CDS encoding phosphotransferase family protein produces MKNESIRENMSVFGEVIQPYEIQDFLRLINLTKTAFSQELSKIEIMPGGLTNKNFKLEIEDGTQIAMRVAGVGTAGYINRPAEKHNASLMSCLGIAPEIYYYDPKTGSQLCEFIKSDTMHAEDFINNSDVVMKSAEIMRKYHDSGMEFKSVFNPIAKMKEYIQILEENGFDKRYDGWDSITEKVDIIEIAYQNNPQKLVPCHNDTLAENFMYDGKVMRVIDWEYGGTNDRFYDMACVCVENPLPKDKEELYVRTYFGGEPTEEQRARLLTSKFLVNAHWSLWSLVQITYGKDHDFYWEYGRTRAADCIEFMKDENFDHYLDIINDPNFTESVEALA; encoded by the coding sequence ATGAAAAATGAAAGTATAAGAGAAAATATGTCAGTATTTGGAGAGGTAATCCAACCTTATGAAATTCAAGATTTCCTTAGGTTAATTAATTTAACAAAAACAGCATTTAGTCAAGAACTTAGTAAAATAGAAATAATGCCAGGTGGACTTACAAATAAAAACTTTAAGCTTGAGATTGAAGATGGAACTCAAATAGCAATGCGTGTAGCAGGAGTAGGAACAGCAGGATATATAAATCGTCCAGCAGAAAAGCACAATGCTTCTTTAATGTCATGTCTTGGAATAGCTCCAGAAATATATTACTATGACCCAAAAACAGGTTCACAACTTTGTGAGTTTATAAAATCAGATACAATGCATGCAGAGGATTTTATAAATAATTCAGATGTAGTTATGAAATCAGCAGAAATTATGAGAAAATACCATGATAGTGGAATGGAGTTTAAAAGTGTATTTAACCCAATAGCTAAGATGAAAGAGTACATACAAATACTTGAAGAAAATGGATTTGATAAGAGATATGATGGATGGGATAGTATAACAGAAAAGGTAGATATAATAGAAATTGCTTATCAAAATAACCCACAAAAATTAGTTCCTTGTCACAACGATACACTAGCAGAAAACTTTATGTATGATGGAAAAGTTATGCGTGTAATAGACTGGGAATACGGTGGAACAAATGATAGATTTTACGATATGGCATGTGTGTGTGTAGAAAATCCTCTTCCAAAAGATAAAGAAGAGCTTTATGTAAGAACATACTTTGGTGGAGAGCCAACAGAAGAGCAAAGAGCAAGATTACTTACAAGTAAGTTCTTAGTTAATGCACATTGGTCTTTATGGTCATTAGTTCAAATAACATATGGTAAAGACCATGATTTCTATTGGGAATATGGAAGAACTCGTGCAGCTGACTGTATAGAATTTATGAAGGATGAAAACTTTGACCATTACTTAGATATAATAAATGACCCTAACTTTACAGAATCTGTAGAAGCACTAGCATAA
- a CDS encoding BlaI/MecI/CopY family transcriptional regulator: MYFRKISRSEIIVMKFIWNSDIKVKSCEVINHMKEKYDYSEKTTLKILSKLAKKNFLYIQETDKCTYYTAAIKEEKYHDFISKNLNSLSIKSLILLFCEDKLSEEKINSLEEWVKNWEDDEK; this comes from the coding sequence ATGTATTTTAGAAAAATATCAAGGTCAGAAATAATCGTAATGAAATTTATTTGGAACTCAGATATAAAAGTAAAATCATGTGAAGTTATTAATCACATGAAAGAAAAATATGATTACTCCGAAAAAACAACCTTAAAAATTCTATCAAAATTAGCAAAGAAAAATTTTTTATATATACAAGAAACAGACAAATGCACATATTATACTGCTGCTATTAAAGAGGAAAAATACCATGACTTTATATCGAAGAATCTAAATAGTTTATCTATAAAAAGTTTGATTTTACTATTCTGTGAAGACAAATTGAGCGAAGAAAAAATAAATTCTTTAGAAGAGTGGGTGAAAAACTGGGAAGATGATGAAAAATAA
- a CDS encoding MATE family efflux transporter: MDNEQRIKLLKEAPIQKLLLKMGIPTMIGMLVTGFYNLVDAYFVGGLGTSQMGAVSIAFPIGQVIVGIALLFGGGVSSYLSRLLGEEKHSQASHAASTALYSSLFIGVISIVLIECFIDKIIFALGATETIFPYAKQYAVIYVASSIFNVFNVTMNNIATSEGSTKISMISMLLGAGLNLVLAPICIYGFKMGISGAAIATAIAQAITSLMYLVYLLMKKSIFSFSIKEFRFEREIYIQILKVGIPTLVFQLLTSVAIGLTNKGAQSYGDSAIAAMGIVTRIMSMGSYAVFGFEKGFQPVAGYSYGAKQYMRLNEAINTTLKWTTTFCLVMSLVLIIFPEPIISLFSTSDKAVLEIGTFALRISSVMFIFFGFGTVYSILFLALGKAKEGTFLSVSRQGLFFIPVILLLPSIMGLNGVIFAQPIADLCMVVSAAILGIKLKKEIRMLSVQNQF, translated from the coding sequence ATGGATAACGAACAACGTATAAAATTACTTAAAGAAGCACCTATACAAAAACTTCTACTAAAAATGGGTATACCAACAATGATTGGAATGCTTGTTACAGGATTTTATAACCTAGTAGATGCATACTTTGTTGGAGGGCTTGGAACTAGTCAAATGGGAGCTGTATCAATAGCATTTCCAATAGGTCAGGTGATTGTTGGGATAGCACTGCTATTTGGTGGTGGAGTATCATCATATCTATCTAGACTATTAGGTGAGGAAAAACATTCACAAGCTAGTCATGCCGCATCGACTGCCTTGTATTCGAGTTTATTTATTGGCGTGATTTCAATCGTATTGATTGAGTGCTTTATTGATAAAATAATATTTGCTTTAGGAGCAACAGAAACGATTTTTCCATATGCAAAACAATACGCTGTGATTTATGTGGCAAGTTCAATTTTTAATGTGTTTAATGTCACAATGAATAATATTGCAACCAGTGAAGGGTCAACTAAAATATCCATGATAAGTATGCTATTAGGAGCAGGTTTGAATTTAGTATTGGCACCCATTTGTATATATGGATTTAAGATGGGTATTTCAGGAGCAGCAATTGCAACTGCTATAGCACAAGCAATAACAAGTTTGATGTATTTAGTTTATCTTTTGATGAAAAAAAGTATTTTTAGTTTTTCTATAAAGGAATTTAGATTTGAGCGTGAAATTTACATACAAATTCTTAAAGTAGGAATTCCAACTCTAGTATTTCAACTTTTAACAAGTGTTGCCATAGGTCTTACTAACAAAGGAGCTCAAAGTTATGGAGATTCAGCAATAGCGGCTATGGGGATTGTTACACGCATAATGTCTATGGGGTCTTATGCAGTATTTGGTTTTGAAAAGGGCTTCCAACCAGTGGCTGGTTACAGTTATGGTGCTAAACAATATATGCGATTAAATGAGGCGATAAATACTACTTTGAAGTGGACTACTACTTTTTGCTTAGTCATGTCATTAGTTTTGATTATATTTCCAGAGCCAATTATATCTTTATTCTCAACTAGTGATAAAGCTGTACTAGAAATTGGCACATTTGCACTTAGAATAAGCAGTGTGATGTTTATTTTCTTTGGATTTGGAACGGTTTACTCAATACTATTTCTTGCCCTTGGAAAAGCAAAAGAAGGCACATTTCTCAGTGTAAGTAGACAAGGATTGTTTTTTATACCTGTTATATTATTATTGCCATCAATTATGGGGCTTAATGGTGTAATTTTTGCTCAACCAATTGCTGATTTATGTATGGTTGTATCTGCTGCAATTTTGGGGATAAAATTGAAAAAAGAAATAAGAATGTTGTCAGTTCAAAATCAATTTTAA
- a CDS encoding cation diffusion facilitator family transporter, with protein MVSLLARFCIKDRENISSPMVRQSYAKLCSSVGIFLNVILFVVKLLCGTISGSTAIITDGFNNLADAGTSFASFLGFCIAGIGAGENHLFGHGRYEWFMGLLYSIAVIIMGTTLAKNSFTSIISPKDLELNPLIFFILVCSIIVKLYMFFYNKDIARKIDSTAMKATAVDCISDIVATTAIVISLITEHLTGWTIDGWCGLLVSIFIMISGMKSMSEIVGRLLGKSPDKDTANKINKIAMQYEEIQGTNDLIVHDYGLGHFVISMHIEGKEGISSDILNDIANEISYKLYIDMGCNATIQTDFLVKDPMIVDEIFTRSTKELQKIESDASISNLRIIKSSLHTNVILMIAGSNNLQKIEPKIRDTMEEVVVSVDSSYHAIVKFVILRKHKKKEM; from the coding sequence ATGGTATCGTTATTAGCTAGATTTTGTATAAAGGATAGAGAAAATATATCATCTCCAATGGTACGTCAATCTTATGCAAAACTTTGTAGTAGTGTAGGAATATTTTTAAATGTCATCTTGTTTGTAGTTAAATTACTATGTGGAACTATAAGTGGCTCAACCGCAATCATTACGGATGGATTTAATAATCTAGCTGATGCTGGTACTTCTTTTGCTTCATTTTTAGGGTTTTGTATAGCAGGTATTGGAGCTGGGGAAAATCATCTCTTTGGACATGGAAGATATGAATGGTTTATGGGGCTCTTGTATTCAATTGCTGTGATTATCATGGGAACAACATTAGCAAAAAATTCATTTACGTCAATAATTTCGCCCAAAGATTTAGAGCTTAATCCTCTGATATTTTTCATTCTTGTTTGTTCAATAATTGTTAAACTCTATATGTTTTTTTATAACAAAGATATTGCTAGAAAAATTGATTCTACTGCAATGAAAGCAACAGCTGTAGATTGTATTAGTGATATAGTTGCTACTACAGCGATAGTAATTTCATTGATTACAGAGCATCTTACTGGATGGACTATTGATGGTTGGTGTGGGTTGCTAGTTTCTATATTTATAATGATTTCAGGTATGAAGTCTATGTCAGAAATAGTGGGAAGATTATTAGGAAAATCACCAGATAAAGATACAGCCAATAAGATAAATAAAATAGCAATGCAATATGAAGAAATACAAGGAACAAATGACTTAATAGTTCATGATTATGGTCTTGGACATTTTGTAATATCAATGCATATTGAAGGCAAAGAAGGAATAAGCAGTGATATTCTAAATGATATTGCAAATGAAATTTCTTATAAACTTTATATCGACATGGGATGCAATGCTACCATACAGACAGATTTTCTGGTTAAAGACCCAATGATAGTCGACGAAATATTCACTAGGTCTACTAAAGAGCTACAGAAGATTGAATCAGATGCGAGTATTAGCAATCTACGTATAATAAAGTCAAGTTTACATACAAATGTTATTTTGATGATTGCAGGGTCAAATAATCTTCAAAAGATTGAACCTAAAATTAGGGATACAATGGAAGAGGTTGTTGTTTCAGTTGATAGTAGTTATCATGCAATCGTTAAGTTTGTGATTTTACGCAAGCATAAAAAGAAAGAAATGTAA
- a CDS encoding MarR family transcriptional regulator has product MMHESLEKRLNSELRSSNLTLAQLQLLLTLYDSKDKTFTLKELEKRLHVAQSTIVGTTSRLEKKGFIMSLSVPDDKRIKKVGLTTKGEECCLTTQNKMEDIEKLLLSNLNDEEKEQFICLLKKVYEVIK; this is encoded by the coding sequence ATGATGCATGAATCACTAGAGAAACGTTTAAATAGTGAATTGCGTTCATCCAATCTTACTCTTGCTCAACTACAATTATTGCTTACTCTATATGATTCAAAAGACAAAACTTTCACTTTGAAAGAATTGGAAAAACGACTTCATGTTGCACAGTCAACAATAGTTGGAACGACCTCACGTTTAGAAAAGAAAGGATTCATAATGAGTCTTTCTGTTCCAGACGATAAGCGAATTAAAAAAGTTGGTTTGACAACAAAAGGCGAAGAATGTTGTTTGACAACACAGAATAAAATGGAAGACATTGAAAAGCTATTATTGTCAAATTTAAATGATGAAGAAAAAGAGCAATTTATATGCTTGCTGAAAAAAGTATATGAAGTTATTAAATAA
- a CDS encoding MATE family efflux transporter: protein MNNETNSLEVFSSMPISKAIFKNAIPAILAMLMVLVYNLADTFFIGQTHDDFQVAAVSLATPVFLIFMALGTVFGVGGTSVISRTLGQGRKEYAKKVCSFCMWSCVIVGIIVAVLFLVFMDDLLILIGASSETVDFAKSYLRIVSLCGPFVLIANCYSNVIRAEGNSTYAMSGMLIGNLLNVILDPIFIQGFGWDIEGAAIATVVGNIVGALVYILYYVRKKSILSISPKYFTFKEKICTGVLSIGIPAALGTFLMSVSQIIVNALMSGYSDMAVAAMGVSMKIVMITAMIAVGLGQGIQPLLGYCVGAKNWDRFKKILNFSLIFALVLEVILTGLCYIFCDKIVSMFLTDMSAFTYGVQFSKILLTTSILFGIFYVLLNALQAIGASFSSLIINISRQGLIYIPASLILNVIVGVQGIVWAQPLADIVSFILAIILYIVVIKKTISDDKKII, encoded by the coding sequence ATGAATAACGAAACAAATTCATTAGAAGTATTTAGTAGCATGCCTATATCTAAGGCGATATTCAAAAACGCAATCCCTGCGATTCTCGCTATGCTGATGGTATTAGTCTATAACTTGGCAGATACATTTTTTATAGGTCAAACACATGACGATTTTCAAGTGGCAGCAGTTTCTCTTGCCACCCCTGTATTTCTTATATTTATGGCATTAGGTACTGTATTTGGTGTGGGTGGCACATCTGTTATATCTCGTACATTAGGACAGGGACGAAAGGAATATGCAAAAAAAGTATGTTCATTCTGTATGTGGTCTTGTGTCATAGTTGGAATTATTGTTGCAGTCTTGTTTCTAGTCTTCATGGATGACTTATTGATTTTAATCGGAGCGAGTTCTGAAACAGTGGATTTTGCTAAGAGTTATCTAAGAATTGTTTCTCTTTGTGGACCGTTTGTTTTAATTGCAAACTGTTATTCCAATGTTATAAGAGCAGAGGGAAACTCAACTTATGCTATGTCAGGTATGTTGATAGGAAATCTATTGAATGTAATACTTGACCCTATATTCATACAGGGCTTTGGTTGGGATATTGAAGGAGCAGCTATTGCAACTGTAGTAGGAAATATTGTTGGAGCCTTAGTATATATTTTATATTATGTTAGAAAAAAATCAATTTTAAGTATTAGCCCAAAATACTTCACTTTCAAAGAAAAAATATGTACAGGAGTGTTAAGTATTGGTATACCTGCTGCATTAGGAACATTCCTTATGAGTGTGTCACAGATTATTGTAAATGCACTTATGTCTGGCTATAGTGATATGGCAGTTGCGGCAATGGGTGTATCCATGAAAATAGTTATGATTACAGCCATGATTGCAGTAGGATTAGGTCAAGGTATTCAGCCACTTCTTGGTTATTGTGTTGGTGCAAAGAACTGGGATAGATTCAAGAAAATATTAAATTTTTCACTCATTTTTGCATTAGTACTTGAAGTTATACTTACTGGTCTGTGCTATATTTTCTGTGATAAGATAGTCAGTATGTTCTTGACAGATATGAGTGCCTTCACTTATGGTGTTCAGTTCTCCAAAATACTATTAACAACAAGCATATTATTTGGAATATTTTATGTATTACTAAATGCTTTACAAGCTATTGGAGCATCCTTTTCTTCATTAATCATCAACATCAGCAGGCAAGGACTTATATATATTCCAGCCTCACTTATATTGAATGTAATAGTTGGAGTTCAGGGAATTGTATGGGCACAACCTCTTGCTGATATTGTATCATTTATTCTCGCTATCATTTTGTATATAGTAGTAATCAAAAAAACTATATCTGATGATAAAAAAATTATTTAA
- a CDS encoding TetR/AcrR family transcriptional regulator, which yields MTRTEKKLDSNKRLNHKNIDNKHRTRISKEPQERKQEIIETALELFSEKGFENTTIQDIAVRMNVSQGLCYRYFKSKTEIFAATSEYYAMKAVEQIQIPISQDISAIDKLNIIMKRMFEYEMKHHEFEARYNENSEIRASRLDNVANQVVDVMVPIVEQGIKEDVFHCKNVVMDTKFLVFGIIHTFHEDMPEENIKEYIISFLDFMKDAFIRILKIEDTNKIGEGWSSF from the coding sequence ATGACTCGAACAGAAAAAAAATTAGATAGTAATAAAAGATTAAATCATAAAAATATAGACAATAAACATCGTACAAGAATATCAAAAGAGCCTCAAGAGCGAAAACAAGAAATAATAGAAACTGCTTTAGAATTATTTTCTGAAAAAGGCTTTGAAAATACAACTATTCAGGATATAGCAGTTAGAATGAATGTATCACAAGGATTGTGTTATCGTTATTTTAAATCTAAAACTGAAATTTTTGCTGCTACTTCAGAATACTATGCAATGAAAGCTGTAGAACAAATACAAATTCCAATATCACAGGATATATCTGCAATTGATAAATTAAATATAATTATGAAGCGTATGTTTGAATATGAAATGAAGCACCATGAATTTGAGGCAAGATACAATGAGAACTCTGAGATAAGAGCAAGTAGGTTAGATAATGTAGCCAATCAAGTGGTTGATGTTATGGTTCCAATTGTAGAACAAGGTATAAAAGAAGATGTCTTTCATTGTAAAAATGTGGTTATGGATACCAAGTTCTTGGTATTTGGTATTATTCATACTTTCCATGAAGATATGCCAGAAGAAAATATTAAGGAATACATAATTTCTTTTCTTGATTTTATGAAAGATGCATTTATTCGTATTTTAAAAATTGAGGATACAAATAAGATTGGTGAAGGATGGAGCAGTTTTTGA
- a CDS encoding Rpn family recombination-promoting nuclease/putative transposase, with amino-acid sequence MKYGLEIGKTEKEYRRTIVEEKDREWTNKINDTLKRDTFSNEELDRLRNLIPKEILTDENVGQVITEDGYAKPEYDEVFKSLFTLHNDYDLLSNFINDIIKYAPNANKNIKPFTQIKKIIRVETDPTINYIGEKRPRLDILAEDEEKNHINIEMQRAFEIDYEERAEYYLNLVHGKKLEEGKKYKDIGKTIGIHILNHVKYRQIDDYVNCMRLTMDGHPEIYSKKTVLYFVELPKINRHDKIVNRIILWGKLINNPSNLDVRVVSKNDSIVKKALDRLKELGSNEEYLLNLKRGAYIMDRSRSFREEVLREGIEIGEERGIEIGKEIGKSETALQINRNFVIKLKNKGYNLSEICELVDLSKSEVEEIYNQN; translated from the coding sequence ATGAAATATGGCTTAGAAATTGGAAAAACTGAAAAAGAGTATAGAAGAACCATAGTTGAAGAAAAAGATAGAGAATGGACAAATAAAATAAATGATACATTAAAAAGAGATACTTTTTCTAATGAGGAACTAGACAGACTTAGAAATCTAATTCCAAAAGAAATATTAACAGATGAAAATGTAGGTCAAGTAATAACTGAAGATGGTTATGCTAAACCTGAATATGATGAAGTATTTAAATCACTATTTACCTTACATAATGACTATGATTTACTATCAAATTTTATAAATGATATTATAAAATATGCTCCAAATGCCAATAAAAACATTAAGCCATTTACACAAATCAAAAAAATAATCAGAGTTGAAACTGACCCAACTATTAACTATATCGGCGAGAAAAGACCTAGATTAGATATTTTAGCTGAGGATGAAGAAAAGAATCACATAAATATTGAAATGCAAAGAGCTTTTGAAATTGATTATGAAGAAAGAGCTGAGTATTACTTAAATCTTGTACATGGAAAGAAATTAGAGGAAGGTAAGAAATATAAAGATATTGGAAAGACTATTGGAATTCATATATTAAACCATGTAAAATATAGACAGATAGACGATTATGTAAATTGTATGAGATTAACTATGGATGGTCATCCAGAAATTTATTCAAAGAAAACAGTGCTGTATTTTGTAGAGCTTCCTAAGATTAATAGACATGATAAAATAGTAAATAGAATTATATTATGGGGAAAACTTATCAATAATCCTTCTAACTTGGACGTTAGGGTTGTATCTAAGAATGATTCTATTGTTAAGAAGGCATTAGATAGGTTAAAGGAATTAGGTAGTAATGAAGAATATTTATTAAATCTGAAAAGAGGTGCTTACATTATGGATAGAAGTAGGAGTTTTAGAGAAGAAGTTTTAAGAGAGGGAATCGAAATAGGAGAAGAGAGAGGAATCGAAATAGGTAAAGAAATAGGAAAAAGTGAAACAGCTTTACAAATAAATCGTAACTTTGTCATAAAGTTGAAAAACAAAGGATATAATTTAAGTGAAATTTGTGAGTTAGTTGATTTGAGCAAGAGTGAAGTTGAAGAAATTTATAATCAAAATTAA
- a CDS encoding AraC family transcriptional regulator, whose protein sequence is MNDKNMYFDRKGKESFIDIFFKDDIKNGENFKRHWHEHLQIYYFIDGEAHLECDSKKFKVGAKNLAIVNSNEVHYLESLSDDLKFYTIRVEPTFLFSNQVDLLQTKYFSPLALNCIFFNNIIQNDMLALECIKNILREYSNKEIGYELSIKASIYQFIVLLLRSHVKKILSENEFEERKFALERFECVFNIIEEKYIEKVNLKELADSVNLSIHHFCRTFKQITGKTTTDYINGVRLNKSIYYLKQTNLNVTEIAMKCGFDSINYFSRLFKKYYDISPTEYRKEHIK, encoded by the coding sequence ATGAATGATAAGAATATGTATTTTGACAGAAAAGGTAAAGAAAGTTTTATAGATATATTTTTTAAAGATGACATAAAAAACGGAGAAAATTTTAAAAGACACTGGCATGAGCATTTACAAATATATTATTTTATAGATGGTGAAGCACATCTGGAGTGTGATTCAAAAAAATTTAAAGTAGGAGCTAAAAATTTGGCGATAGTTAATAGTAATGAAGTTCACTATTTAGAGAGTCTTTCAGATGACTTGAAATTCTACACTATACGTGTTGAGCCTACATTTCTTTTTAGCAATCAAGTTGATTTATTACAGACTAAATATTTTTCTCCATTAGCATTAAATTGTATCTTTTTTAATAATATAATTCAAAATGATATGCTTGCTTTAGAGTGTATTAAAAATATACTTAGAGAATATTCTAATAAAGAGATAGGGTATGAACTTTCTATTAAAGCATCTATATATCAATTTATCGTATTGTTATTAAGAAGTCATGTGAAAAAAATATTATCAGAAAATGAATTTGAAGAAAGAAAATTTGCCTTAGAAAGATTTGAATGTGTTTTCAATATAATTGAAGAAAAATATATTGAAAAGGTTAATTTGAAGGAGCTTGCAGATTCTGTGAATTTGAGTATACATCACTTTTGTAGAACATTTAAGCAAATAACAGGAAAAACAACAACTGACTATATTAATGGAGTTAGGCTCAATAAATCTATTTATTATTTAAAACAAACAAATCTAAATGTGACTGAAATAGCAATGAAATGTGGGTTTGATAGTATCAACTATTTTAGTAGACTGTTCAAAAAATATTATGATATCTCTCCTACCGAATATAGGAAAGAGCATATAAAATAA